A window of the Chitinivorax tropicus genome harbors these coding sequences:
- a CDS encoding AraC family transcriptional regulator, translating into MAYPSHAYAPSRHVVSDLRDTLFVQTLFDRLPDIVFSVKDLQGRYVAMSEACVERCGLQHKHDAIGKTAHDLFPRHMADRYAAQDSIVFSKHCPIIDNLDLTIYNDRQPGWCLSNKEPLFNRDGQLIGLVCLSKDLTELSRDGLIDERFAEMIDFIHAHYHQPLLLEALSDLSGLSVAQLDRRMKRVFQMSTGHFVRKTRLHAATYALVHTDASIADIAVESGFFDQSAMTRLLKQMTGMSPREYRLLMRENIISPTHAQ; encoded by the coding sequence ATGGCTTATCCGTCACATGCCTATGCACCGAGCCGCCACGTTGTATCCGATCTGCGCGACACCCTGTTTGTCCAGACGCTGTTTGATCGCCTACCGGATATCGTCTTTTCAGTGAAAGACCTGCAGGGACGGTATGTCGCCATGAGCGAAGCATGCGTGGAACGATGTGGTTTGCAGCACAAGCACGATGCCATCGGCAAAACAGCCCATGATCTGTTCCCTCGGCACATGGCGGATCGCTATGCGGCGCAGGACAGCATTGTATTTTCCAAACACTGTCCGATCATCGACAACCTGGATCTGACCATCTACAACGACCGCCAGCCAGGCTGGTGCTTGTCGAACAAAGAGCCCCTTTTCAATCGCGATGGGCAGTTGATCGGCTTGGTCTGTCTATCCAAGGACTTGACTGAGTTGAGCCGCGATGGACTCATAGATGAGCGTTTTGCGGAGATGATCGACTTCATCCACGCCCATTACCATCAACCACTCTTGCTGGAAGCATTGTCCGACCTGTCGGGCTTATCCGTCGCGCAGCTGGATCGCCGCATGAAACGGGTCTTTCAGATGAGCACCGGTCATTTTGTACGCAAAACCCGCCTGCATGCCGCGACCTACGCCTTGGTCCACACCGATGCCTCTATTGCGGACATCGCTGTTGAATCAGGCTTTTTCGACCAAAGCGCCATGACCCGACTGCTCAAACAGATGACTGGCATGAGCCCAAGGGAATACCGGTTGCTGATGCGTGAAAACATCATCTCGCCAACCCATGCTCAGTAA
- a CDS encoding MarR family winged helix-turn-helix transcriptional regulator, whose product MTDNVKRDAVDRILAQWHRERPDLDVSPMGPIGRVRRCAALLQKQLDGTFAQYGLSSWEFDVLATLRRSGAPYCLAPMDLLAALMVTSGTMTHRLKGLEGRGLVFRFPNQEDARSMMVQLTDEGLDLINRAVEAHVENERRILAGLSSDEAVELNQCLSKLLLLLD is encoded by the coding sequence ATGACTGACAATGTGAAACGAGATGCTGTTGATCGGATACTGGCCCAGTGGCATCGGGAACGGCCTGATCTGGATGTCAGCCCGATGGGGCCGATTGGCCGAGTCCGGCGCTGTGCAGCATTGTTGCAGAAACAATTGGACGGCACTTTTGCCCAGTATGGCCTGTCGTCCTGGGAATTCGATGTACTGGCCACGTTGCGCCGTTCCGGTGCGCCATACTGCTTGGCACCCATGGATCTGTTGGCTGCGCTGATGGTGACATCTGGCACCATGACGCATCGACTGAAGGGGCTGGAGGGGCGGGGCCTGGTTTTCCGTTTTCCGAATCAGGAAGATGCGCGCAGCATGATGGTGCAGTTGACTGACGAAGGTCTTGATCTGATCAACCGCGCTGTCGAGGCGCATGTCGAGAATGAGCGGCGCATCCTGGCCGGCTTGTCATCTGATGAGGCAGTGGAATTGAACCAATGCCTGTCAAAACTGTTGTTACTGCTTGATTGA
- a CDS encoding DMT family transporter, with amino-acid sequence MNSPKWLDVLITSFAPMIWGSTYLVTTEFLPPSRPFTAACFRALPAGLLLILLSRHWPKRDGWKRLVILSALNIGIFQACLFIAAYRLPGGLAAVIGAIQPLLVLGLGWGVDNRKPSTMAVVATTTSIIGMAALLLSPNTRWDGLGIAAAFFGATCMACGTFLARRWHSGMPIQAFTGWQLFLGGLMLVPVAGLMDPPLPNLTTQNVLGYTYLSIFGALIAYFLWFRGIARLPSVAASSLGLLSPVTAVLLGWAFLEQAMRGQSLVGLVVVLASILLVQLSAAPSAPSQKRVTIRTLHVSPPASQRDRRA; translated from the coding sequence ATGAACTCACCTAAATGGCTGGACGTACTGATCACCAGTTTCGCCCCGATGATCTGGGGGTCAACCTACCTGGTCACCACCGAATTCCTGCCACCCAGCCGCCCCTTCACAGCAGCGTGCTTTCGAGCCCTGCCTGCCGGCCTGCTGCTGATTCTGCTCAGCAGGCACTGGCCCAAACGTGATGGTTGGAAACGGTTGGTGATCCTGTCGGCCTTGAATATCGGCATATTCCAAGCGTGCCTGTTCATTGCAGCCTACCGCTTACCAGGCGGTCTGGCAGCCGTCATTGGTGCGATACAACCGCTGTTGGTTCTAGGGCTGGGCTGGGGGGTGGACAATCGAAAACCCTCCACCATGGCAGTTGTGGCTACCACCACCAGCATCATCGGCATGGCCGCCCTGCTGCTTTCCCCCAACACACGCTGGGATGGCTTGGGTATCGCTGCGGCTTTTTTCGGTGCAACCTGCATGGCATGTGGAACATTCCTGGCCCGGCGCTGGCATTCCGGCATGCCTATCCAGGCCTTCACCGGCTGGCAGCTTTTTTTGGGTGGCCTTATGTTGGTGCCGGTCGCCGGCTTGATGGACCCCCCCTTACCCAACCTGACCACCCAGAATGTACTTGGCTACACCTATCTTTCAATCTTTGGTGCATTGATCGCATACTTCCTGTGGTTCCGTGGCATTGCCCGTCTACCATCAGTCGCAGCTTCCTCACTCGGGCTGCTCAGTCCAGTCACAGCAGTATTGCTGGGCTGGGCCTTTCTTGAACAGGCCATGCGCGGCCAATCACTGGTCGGACTTGTCGTCGTATTGGCCAGCATCCTGTTGGTGCAGCTGTCCGCAGCGCCCAGCGCACCTTCACAAAAACGGGTCACCATCAGGACCCTGCATGTATCACCACCTGCCTCGCAGCGAGACAGGCGGGCCTAA
- a CDS encoding nitroreductase family protein, which yields MSLSIQSLIESRVSVNHFDPARPVTDADIRELVRLATRAPSAFNFQNWKFIAVRTPAAKAQLKAIAYDQQKVADAAVTFIICGTLEAHKTLPHALRPAVEAGIMDQTVADTWVEFATAAHPANPQLQRDEAIRSASLAAMTLMLAAEGMGLSSCSMVGFDAAQLADTFELAGNEIPVMLVTVGYAAPGNWPQKPRRPVEEVIALV from the coding sequence ATGTCGCTTTCCATCCAGTCCCTGATCGAATCTCGCGTTTCGGTCAACCACTTTGACCCAGCACGCCCGGTAACCGATGCCGACATTCGAGAGCTGGTGCGCCTGGCTACGCGCGCACCATCTGCATTCAATTTCCAGAACTGGAAATTCATCGCAGTCCGCACCCCAGCCGCCAAGGCGCAGCTGAAAGCCATTGCCTACGACCAGCAGAAAGTAGCCGATGCAGCGGTGACCTTTATCATCTGCGGCACACTGGAAGCCCATAAGACCCTGCCACATGCGCTACGCCCTGCGGTTGAAGCAGGCATCATGGATCAAACCGTTGCCGACACCTGGGTGGAATTTGCAACAGCAGCACACCCTGCCAATCCACAATTGCAGCGCGACGAAGCCATCCGCTCCGCATCGCTGGCCGCTATGACCCTGATGCTGGCTGCGGAGGGCATGGGCCTGTCCAGCTGCTCAATGGTTGGCTTCGATGCAGCACAGCTTGCCGACACATTCGAACTGGCTGGTAACGAGATCCCGGTCATGTTGGTCACCGTGGGCTATGCTGCCCCCGGCAATTGGCCACAGAAGCCTCGCAGGCCGGTTGAGGAAGTGATTGCGCTGGTCTGA
- a CDS encoding methyl-accepting chemotaxis protein, which produces MDWFWRTYEWVERNIFFTLTRKLVSLGFIVLFQLLVLGVIWQVTGDISQALKQAGLPADRLQSLNRVLDEAFWLVLVLTVISAAFITFMIWYLRYLIVRPIREIITIFNEIGAGEGDLSKDIPVKTYDELREMSEAHNRFLGKLRDIISNVRRMTVQISLESAKSLRNIRDTNVSAHTQDKLAQAVYQASMETTERIDYVNQRSQALADTTHDNMVVAKGSYRELLDLEGRITTINDKVESFSSTVGALNERSSSIKSIVGLIKEISDQTNLLALNAAIEAARAGEAGRGFAVVSDEVRRLAERVRNATDDITNDIDSMLDQVNRTLEQTGQIREDTAVAQDVVGKSSQHFSKMVGDFETAAASLQEMAQRMSAIAAGNAETNRNVSEIHQLTVAVSDQMTRSETSTHDLVAASEAVQELIGRFVVGVGEFDKAIQITAGFRDKMATQMREMRNNGLDIFDQRYVPIAGTQPQKFRTAYDEPFSRAFQLDFDQLARQIPGGKFAILVDTKGYAPSHNSWYSKAPTGHAETDLVNSRDKRIFSDEAGLRAARNTLPFLLHTYLRDTGEIMTEIDMPVFIDNRLWGNLRVGFDSSIMLSAP; this is translated from the coding sequence ATGGACTGGTTCTGGCGAACCTATGAGTGGGTAGAACGTAACATCTTCTTTACGTTGACGCGCAAGCTGGTCAGCCTTGGGTTCATTGTCCTGTTCCAGCTACTGGTCTTAGGGGTGATCTGGCAGGTGACGGGCGATATCTCGCAAGCCTTGAAACAAGCAGGTCTGCCTGCCGATAGGCTGCAATCGCTGAATCGGGTGCTGGATGAAGCATTCTGGCTGGTGCTCGTGCTGACCGTGATTTCAGCGGCCTTCATCACATTCATGATCTGGTATCTGCGTTATCTGATCGTCCGTCCGATCAGGGAAATCATCACGATCTTCAATGAAATCGGCGCGGGTGAGGGTGACTTGTCAAAAGACATCCCAGTCAAGACCTACGACGAGCTACGTGAGATGTCCGAGGCACATAACCGCTTTCTGGGCAAGCTGCGCGACATCATCAGCAATGTGCGGCGGATGACGGTACAGATCTCACTGGAGTCGGCCAAATCACTGCGGAATATCCGTGATACCAATGTCAGCGCCCATACGCAGGATAAACTGGCTCAGGCGGTTTATCAGGCCAGTATGGAGACTACCGAACGCATCGATTATGTCAATCAGCGATCACAAGCCCTGGCGGACACCACGCATGACAATATGGTGGTGGCAAAGGGTTCCTATCGGGAGCTGCTGGATCTGGAGGGGCGCATCACCACCATCAACGACAAGGTGGAAAGCTTCAGCAGCACGGTTGGCGCATTGAATGAGCGGAGTAGTTCGATCAAGAGTATCGTCGGGTTGATCAAGGAGATTTCCGATCAGACCAATCTGCTGGCGTTGAACGCTGCCATCGAGGCGGCCCGTGCGGGGGAGGCGGGGCGTGGTTTCGCCGTGGTGTCCGACGAGGTGCGGCGGCTTGCGGAGCGGGTGCGTAACGCGACCGATGACATTACCAATGACATTGATTCCATGCTGGATCAGGTGAATCGGACATTGGAGCAGACCGGCCAGATCCGAGAGGATACGGCAGTAGCTCAGGATGTGGTGGGTAAGTCCTCGCAGCATTTCTCGAAGATGGTGGGTGATTTTGAAACTGCGGCTGCCAGCCTGCAGGAGATGGCGCAACGGATGTCGGCCATTGCTGCCGGTAATGCTGAAACCAACCGGAATGTATCTGAAATCCATCAGCTGACTGTTGCAGTGTCAGACCAGATGACACGATCCGAGACATCGACCCATGATCTGGTCGCAGCATCTGAAGCGGTTCAGGAGCTGATTGGCCGGTTTGTGGTGGGAGTGGGGGAGTTCGACAAGGCAATCCAGATCACCGCTGGCTTCCGTGACAAAATGGCCACCCAGATGCGTGAAATGCGCAACAATGGGCTGGATATCTTTGATCAGCGCTATGTGCCGATTGCAGGCACACAGCCGCAGAAATTCCGCACTGCTTACGATGAGCCTTTTTCCCGTGCCTTCCAGTTGGATTTCGACCAATTGGCGAGGCAGATTCCGGGGGGGAAGTTCGCGATTCTGGTCGATACCAAAGGCTATGCACCAAGCCATAATAGTTGGTATTCAAAAGCACCGACCGGCCACGCCGAGACAGATCTGGTCAACAGCCGTGACAAGCGCATTTTTTCTGATGAGGCGGGGCTGCGTGCGGCACGCAATACCTTGCCATTCCTACTGCACACCTATTTGCGTGATACCGGCGAGATCATGACCGAGATCGATATGCCCGTGTTCATCGACAATCGCCTATGGGGCAATCTGCGCGTCGGTTTTGACTCCAGCATCATGCTGAGTGCACCTTGA
- a CDS encoding substrate-binding periplasmic protein, producing MLRRHRLGYWLCCISLAMLLPVVVVGKEVVRAVFMEDFPPLSFTDRQKANGMLVEQVEYLVEQSLGMQLEVKTYPWKRAQRLVEAGEADIFYTVETEARRQYAWFVKRPMYRIQLALLASAHNKRLDEIEQIRHLQDLEGFSITSYRGDGWSAQNLQQFPLLWMNGAQDALRAVDRGLADICIGNIPTLTAQLRTYGGRDRFVMVPLPDLTPTRPEFRIGVSQRALGASQLLEDLNRALEKAEVQQKLREIEERWHEK from the coding sequence ATGCTACGAAGACATCGACTTGGTTATTGGCTGTGCTGTATCTCACTGGCCATGTTGCTACCTGTTGTGGTTGTCGGGAAGGAGGTGGTGCGCGCTGTGTTCATGGAAGACTTCCCACCACTGAGTTTTACTGATCGCCAAAAGGCGAATGGCATGCTGGTGGAGCAGGTGGAATACCTCGTCGAGCAGAGTCTCGGCATGCAACTCGAAGTCAAGACCTATCCATGGAAGCGTGCGCAACGTCTGGTCGAGGCGGGTGAGGCGGATATTTTCTACACCGTCGAGACGGAAGCGCGGCGCCAGTATGCGTGGTTCGTCAAGCGACCGATGTATCGAATCCAGCTGGCTTTGCTGGCGTCAGCCCATAACAAGCGGTTGGATGAAATTGAGCAGATCCGGCATCTGCAAGACCTGGAGGGGTTTTCGATCACCAGCTATCGTGGCGATGGATGGAGTGCTCAGAATCTGCAGCAGTTTCCTCTGCTGTGGATGAATGGTGCGCAGGATGCGCTGAGGGCGGTGGATCGAGGTTTGGCCGATATCTGTATTGGAAATATACCGACGCTGACGGCCCAGCTGCGGACTTATGGTGGACGGGATCGTTTCGTGATGGTGCCATTACCGGATCTGACCCCGACCCGGCCAGAGTTCCGGATTGGCGTCAGCCAGCGGGCGCTTGGAGCCAGCCAATTGCTTGAGGATCTGAATCGGGCGCTGGAGAAAGCCGAGGTTCAGCAGAAATTGCGTGAAATCGAAGAGCGCTGGCATGAGAAATAG
- the aceE gene encoding pyruvate dehydrogenase (acetyl-transferring), homodimeric type: MAELPPDIDPQETSEWLESLDAVIENEGEERAHFLIEKLIDEARQKGADIPYSANTQYVNTIPVGKEPAFPGDTTLEHKIRAYTRWNAMAMVVRANKNTNVGGHIASFASAATLYDVGYNHFWHAPSDNHGGDLIFVQGHSAPGVYSRAFLLGRLSEDQMDSYRQEVGGKGLSSYPHPWLMPDFWQFPTVSMGLGPLMAIYQARFMKYLQDRGLAQTDGRKVWAFCGDGEMDEPESLGAIGMAGREKLDNLVFVINCNLQRLDGPVRGNGKIIQELEGDFRGAGWNVIKLIWGTKWDALFARDKKGILAKRMMEVVDGEYQTLKSKDGAYVREHFFNTPELKALVKDWSDKDIWELNRGGHDPAKIHAAFKAATDCKGQPTVILAKTVKGYGMGHAGEAMNITHQQKKMDIDAIRQFRDRFDIPVPDDKLEEVPYVKFEEGSKELEYMRGHRMALGGYLPARRCKSHSLETPALSTFDSLLQASGEGREYSTTMAFVRILNTLLKDKAIGKYVVPIVPDESRTFGMEGMFRQFGIWSQVGQTYVPQDADQLMFYKESKNGQILQEGINEAGAMCDWIAAGTSYSTHGVPMIPFYIYYSMFGFQRVGDLAWAAGDMRTRGFLLGGTAGRTTLNGEGLQHEDGHSHLISGTIPNCISYDPTFGYEVAVIVQDGLRRMYAEQQDVYYYITLMNENYAHPAMPAGAEAGIIKGMYAFRKGGDASLRVQLLGSGTIFNEVIEAAALLKNDWGVEADLWSCPSFTELARDGMATERWNLLHPTDSPRESHVEQCLKGTQGPIIAATDYMRLYAEQIRAYVPGKYVVLGTDGFGRSDTREQLRHFFEVNRYFVTIAALKALADEGKLDRAKVLEAMVKYGLNADKPAPWTV; this comes from the coding sequence ATGGCCGAACTGCCACCCGACATCGATCCGCAAGAAACGAGCGAATGGCTCGAATCGCTCGATGCCGTCATTGAGAACGAAGGCGAAGAACGCGCGCATTTCCTGATCGAAAAACTGATCGACGAAGCCCGTCAAAAGGGCGCGGACATCCCGTACAGTGCCAACACCCAGTATGTGAACACCATTCCGGTCGGCAAAGAGCCTGCCTTTCCCGGTGACACCACGCTGGAGCACAAGATCCGCGCCTATACCCGCTGGAACGCCATGGCCATGGTCGTGCGCGCCAATAAGAACACCAATGTGGGCGGCCACATTGCCTCGTTTGCCTCAGCAGCCACCTTGTATGATGTCGGCTACAACCATTTCTGGCACGCCCCCTCTGACAACCATGGCGGCGACCTGATCTTCGTCCAAGGCCACTCAGCGCCCGGCGTCTATTCTCGCGCATTCCTGCTCGGTCGCCTGAGCGAAGACCAGATGGACAGCTATCGCCAGGAAGTCGGCGGCAAGGGGCTGTCATCCTATCCGCACCCTTGGTTGATGCCGGATTTCTGGCAATTCCCGACTGTTTCGATGGGCTTGGGGCCGTTAATGGCCATCTACCAGGCACGTTTCATGAAATATCTGCAAGACCGCGGATTGGCACAGACCGATGGTCGCAAAGTCTGGGCATTCTGTGGCGATGGCGAGATGGATGAGCCCGAAAGCCTGGGTGCCATTGGTATGGCAGGCCGCGAAAAGCTCGACAATCTGGTGTTTGTGATCAACTGTAACCTGCAACGCCTGGACGGCCCGGTGCGAGGTAACGGCAAGATCATCCAAGAGCTGGAAGGCGACTTCCGTGGCGCGGGCTGGAATGTGATCAAGCTGATCTGGGGTACCAAGTGGGATGCCCTGTTCGCCCGCGACAAGAAAGGCATTCTCGCCAAGCGCATGATGGAAGTGGTGGATGGTGAATACCAGACGCTGAAATCCAAGGACGGCGCCTATGTCCGTGAGCATTTCTTCAATACGCCTGAGCTCAAGGCACTGGTCAAGGACTGGTCAGACAAGGACATCTGGGAGCTGAACCGTGGTGGCCACGATCCTGCCAAGATCCATGCTGCATTCAAGGCGGCAACGGATTGCAAGGGTCAACCGACCGTCATTCTGGCCAAGACCGTGAAAGGCTACGGCATGGGCCACGCTGGTGAGGCGATGAACATCACCCACCAGCAGAAGAAGATGGATATCGACGCCATCCGGCAATTCCGCGATCGTTTCGACATCCCGGTGCCTGACGACAAGCTGGAAGAAGTGCCCTACGTCAAGTTCGAAGAGGGCTCCAAAGAGCTGGAGTACATGCGCGGGCATCGCATGGCGCTGGGTGGCTATCTACCAGCGCGGCGCTGTAAGTCACATTCGCTGGAAACCCCTGCTCTGTCTACATTTGACTCGCTGTTACAGGCTTCTGGCGAAGGTCGTGAATACTCGACCACCATGGCTTTTGTGCGCATCCTCAATACCCTGCTGAAAGACAAGGCAATCGGCAAATATGTGGTGCCGATCGTGCCGGATGAGTCCCGCACCTTCGGCATGGAAGGCATGTTCCGCCAGTTCGGCATCTGGAGCCAGGTCGGCCAGACCTATGTCCCACAGGATGCCGATCAACTGATGTTCTACAAAGAATCGAAGAACGGCCAGATCCTGCAAGAGGGTATCAACGAGGCTGGCGCGATGTGTGACTGGATTGCGGCAGGCACAAGCTACAGCACCCATGGCGTGCCGATGATTCCGTTCTACATCTATTACTCGATGTTCGGCTTCCAGCGCGTTGGCGACCTGGCCTGGGCGGCTGGTGACATGCGCACCCGTGGCTTCCTGCTGGGCGGCACAGCAGGCCGCACCACATTGAATGGCGAGGGTCTACAGCACGAAGACGGCCATTCGCACCTGATCTCCGGCACCATCCCCAACTGTATCAGCTACGATCCGACCTTCGGTTACGAAGTCGCTGTGATCGTTCAAGACGGCTTGCGCCGCATGTATGCCGAGCAGCAGGATGTGTATTACTACATCACCCTGATGAACGAAAACTATGCGCATCCGGCCATGCCCGCTGGTGCGGAAGCCGGCATCATCAAGGGGATGTACGCCTTCCGCAAGGGGGGCGACGCTTCGCTGCGCGTCCAGCTGTTGGGCTCTGGCACCATCTTCAACGAAGTGATCGAGGCCGCCGCCCTGCTGAAAAATGATTGGGGTGTGGAAGCCGACCTGTGGAGCTGCCCAAGCTTCACGGAATTGGCACGTGACGGCATGGCGACCGAGCGGTGGAATCTGCTGCACCCGACCGACTCGCCGCGCGAATCCCACGTCGAGCAATGCCTCAAAGGCACACAAGGCCCGATCATCGCCGCTACTGACTATATGCGCCTGTACGCGGAACAGATCCGTGCTTATGTGCCTGGAAAATATGTGGTGCTGGGTACCGACGGGTTTGGCCGCTCAGATACTCGCGAGCAGCTGCGCCACTTCTTTGAGGTCAACCGCTACTTCGTCACCATTGCTGCGCTCAAAGCGCTGGCGGACGAAGGCAAGCTCGATCGCGCGAAAGTACTCGAAGCCATGGTCAAATATGGCCTGAATGCCGACAAACCGGCACCTTGGACAGTTTAA